Part of the Oncorhynchus mykiss isolate Arlee chromosome 26, USDA_OmykA_1.1, whole genome shotgun sequence genome is shown below.
tacgactgattgttgtcctatggacagtctcccacctcagctgtagatctctgcagttcatccagagtgatcatgggcctcttggttgcatctctgatcagtcttctccttgtatgagctgaaagtttagagggacggccaggtcttggtagatttgcagtggtctgatactccttccatttcaatattatcgcttgcacagtgctccttgggatgtttaaagcttgggaaatctttttgtatccaaatccggctttaaacttcttcacaacagtatatcggacctgcctggtgtgttccttgttcttcatgatgctctctgcgcttttaacggacctctgagactatcacagtgcaggtgcatttatacggagacttgattacacacaggtggattgtatttatcatcattagtcatttaggtcaacattggatcattcagagatcctcactgaacttctggagagagtttgctgcactgaaagtaaaggggctgaataattttgcacgcccaatttttcagtttttgatttgttaaaaaagtttgaaatatccaataaatgtcgttccacttcatgattgtgtcccacttgttgttgattcttcacaaaaaaatacagttttatatctttatgtttgaagcctgaaatgtggcaaaaggtcgcaaagttcaagggggcgaatactttcgcaaggcactgtatctggttCGGATCCCGGCAAATAAATGAATGTGTTTGTTCAGGAGAGATTGCTCCTTTAACGTACAAATATGACAAAACATGTCTTTGAAAATTAACACTTACAGGAAATGCCCTCACTATCTTTCATTACTCAATATTTGAGATTAAGATAAAGTTGCAAGGACATCTgctaggaccccccccccccccccccccccccccccactaaacaattatttatattattacacATTAAAGGGGTAAAACACAAATATTAGGCCTACTGTTGGCCTACAAAtctttaaataaatacattgttcCATATGCTTTGGATTTAGTCTTTCTGTTATCTACTATGCCTACTAATCATTCATATGATCCAGTACAATACGGTTTTCTACTTACATTTGAATGCAAAAATCAATATCAGGCTTTCATCTGAATTCATGACCTACTGTTTaatgacatggtgtgtgtgtgggtgattgCATTTATCTTTCATGTACGTGACAAGGCCAGTCAGCCAGGTCTGGTTCGCTGGAACTGCACAGTTCATTTTAATCTAAACCAACAATTCTACAGTTATTGATTAGTGATTCAAAGGAACCTTCTTTTATTGTTATGTGAAATTCCCTTCTGTGTAATTCCAAAGAATGTCTGTGTTTTACAACAGTAATATTGTGACATGATATCTTTGGCCTCCTGGGTTGTTGACGCTGATCCTCAGTCATTTGAACGTGTTAATGTCATGTGTTTACATATAAATAAATCTTTCGAATCCAAACAAATCTGATTTCATGACCTACTGAAAAGTGAAAACAAGATGAATGCCAACAAATCCAgattcttcccctctctctatgacCAGTCCAACGCATGCGGGGATATTTGGACCTCCATTTTGCAGGACCATAATCATTGCAATGcgcagcagaagcagcagcagcctGTTAGAGACACGGAGCGGTGGCCTGACACGGGCATCCTACTGGTGAACAACTACCAACCtctggaggtgtttagtcctccGACCGGTATCCATGTAGCCAGGAGGAGCGAAATGGACGAAGTCAACGAGCTGGCTATcctgatgatggagttggagttGGGAGAGCAGATGGGAGAGCCTTTAGATCACGGGAGATGTAAAATACAGTGCTATTTTTTTCATATGACAATCTGACTTCCAACGCGCTGTTTCGTATTGTAGACCTAGTAGGTctatgtgacagacagacagtttgggGCGTCTGATGCTGTTGTCTAACAATGTTAGACCTCTATGGAAAATTAGTGCCAACACTTTTATAAATTGATtgattctctttccctcccattATAGATTACTTCCTAAACAACCTTCATACATCTGTCATCCAACAACTGAGAAGAGAAGGATTCAAATCAGGGAAAAAACTATAATGATTGTATCAGAATTACCTTGACTAACAACTATTTATGTTCATAAATAAATCATATATTAAAGTCACAAACCACATTCTTCATCAAACAGCCAATCTGTCATCCCTTTTATTGAGTTCATCTGCAAAGATTCAGATCACATAATCTGCCATCCTGTTTCTCTCTTCAGACTGATGTATCAGCATTCACATGTGAAAAGTGTTCATTTCATCACAAAACTGGTCAGCATCTACAGAACAGACAGAAAGGGTTTCATTTTACAATACTGCAGCTATATGGTAACATAACCGTCCATCCTCAACCATGAGTGTTGTCAGTCCATCAGCAAAAGAGATGCTGGAAACAGAAAAGCAACAGAGTCCTGGTTTGGAGTTACAGTAAGAGAGAGTATTCCTCTCCTATTTACACTCAGACACACTGGATGGGCTGGAAAACCAGACCAGGAAAATGTGTTCATAAGAAGAgcctgagatcaaagtcaatattgtcaatgaggagaccaaggcgcagcgttgtAAGaacaaacactgaacaaaactaaccgtgaagctaatatggctagtgcagacaggcaactaaacatagactaAGACCCCATaaactacctaaatatggtccccaatcagagacaacaataaacagctgcctctgattgaggaccaatctaggcaaccacagacatataaacacctagacttacaaaacccctagacttaCAAAAcgccctagacaatacaaaaactaaacaaaccaccctcgtcacaccctgacctaaccaaaataataaagaaaacaaagataactaaggtctgGACGTGACAAATATTCAGACCAAAAATTAAATATGACATTATAATGTGAAATTGAATGAAACAACgtatgttgatgctaatatgatgtacaatattccatatgtttctatatgataacaatagcGTAATATATATGccatatactttttttttaacagtttcactaattaatttgaattaacttaatcattatgacacacccctcactactgtcattggttgcactaattgcactgtgtgtctacataacctggttcaagtattcatgacattaTCCTGAgaaaggcacagtgatgccgaaacctTGGTAAGTACCCATTAAATTGTTGGGAGATTATACATGGACTTTGCAACtttatttattttgatagttAATAGTTTATTGGCCATTATTCTGGGTGTGTGTcagctcatgttttttttatatacagttaGGTCCAATATTATTGCCACGCTCGATAAAGATGAgaaaaatatactgtataaaataaatactaCAAATACTGAACCTCTCATCTCCCCCTGTGTAGATACTTGCTCCCAGTGAGTGTACTCTGTGGTCTCCCTGTCCACCTTCTTGCAGATGTATATCAGTAAGGATGAATGCACAGAGACTGGATCCTCCATCGTCCACAGGAAGTGCTTCTAAACACCATTCCCTCCACCAACGCATCCCATTCTAACCAacagatgacccccccccccatcctcctgaacacactgtctggggtgaagtttcccctaggtacagatttaggatcagcttccccttccCCAATCATGAGTGCAAAACTGACcaaagatcagtgtctagggtcAACATCACCCTACTCCTTAACACATCGACCCATTTCCTTCCACTCTTGTGACCTTTGACACCCACCATTTTACAGCCCCTCTCTTTGGCCACAAATACTAGTATaagatgagtcaacaacattatttgcaCATGAGTTAATAGaaaattaacttttaaaagtgagattttcactgggcAGTTATTTAAAAAGGTACAACAAGATTTGCAACGCTTTCTTTATTGATGAACAGACTGGGATTCTCAGTGTTACACAGAAATCATTCATCATTTGACTTTATTTCTATTACTGTACTAAAGTTTTTGTAAATCACATTTGACACAATGAGATATAATACCTTATGAGCCCTTGAAACAGTCAGAAAAAAGATACATCTGCTGCTAAAATGTTATAGTAAAATTGAAACCATAATTCAATTGTGAATAGATTGGAAAGAACATTAAAGTCAACCTTAATGTTCCTTAATGATCTATGACAGTGACTTTATTACATGAAGCTAACATTTAGTGTCAtttaattatttatattttttgacggGAAAGATAAGATATTTTTTAACAGAAAATAGACAGAGAAATTACCATGCACAAGCTAACATCTTCCACATTTTTAGTCTGACACTTCCTCTCCACCTCAGGTTTTTACTTGCCATACCAGAGGAAGAGGGGCACACCGTTGTTGCCAGTATTCAGACTTTTCGCGATGGAAACCAAGCCGGCCTCCTCATAAGGACCGTCTGCCTTGTGGTTGGATGTAACGGTCAAGGCCTTGATAGGGAGAGATCCATCTTTATTGAGCCAGACAAACACTGGCCGACCGGATGTTCCCTCGTTGAGGTTAACATTCACCACGGAGAAACCACGCTGCTGTAGGCTGAAATCCTGCTCATGGTTGATGGAGACATCCATCTTGATGACCCCGCAGCCCTTATCGGTGGATTGACGGTACCAGAGGAAGAtccagtttcctccagcacctCTATTGAGATCTTCATCCATCCGGATGTAGCCCTTGTTGAAAAGGTTGATGTGTTCTTGGTATGAGATGGTGGCAGCAACGTCACAGATGtaggtctcactctctctcttcacccagaGGTTGATGTGATCTCCTGAGTTACCGCGGTTCAGATCACATGGTAGCCTTTCCCAG
Proteins encoded:
- the LOC118944461 gene encoding uncharacterized protein LOC118944461 — its product is MMDVNLNQGNSSTTRVDMWYKKGNEEPITRVQFSFTDGMKDGLRSAGYTELPENLNSGAEGNVIHLWYFSGASPKYDIPIVDLLLTTNVNAEAAQFKYGWERLPCDLNRGNSGDHINLWVKRESETYICDVAATISYQEHINLFNKGYIRMDEDLNRGAGGNWIFLWYRQSTDKGCGVIKMDVSINHEQDFSLQQRGFSVVNVNLNEGTSGRPVFVWLNKDGSLPIKALTVTSNHKADGPYEEAGLVSIAKSLNTGNNGVPLFLWYGK